TCAAGTCACACAGAACTCTACTAGCAACATCGTTCACTACAAAGAGCTTCTAAAAGGACAACCTCTCCTCTGTAGGGTCAGTATAGAGAAAGCTGGACGCTAAGCTGGAAAAGTGTTGTAGAGAGTGggataaagggaaaaaacaaacttttatcCTCTTGTGATAATGGCCTAGGAGACAATAAGATGAGAGCCCACTCCAGAGCAGAGCTCCTCAAGAACACATCCATTTTACTCCAAATTCCCACCTGATGATTTTGGCCCCAAGTTGTTAACATCCACCAGTAAATGAAAGGAGGTTCTCGCATTCCGGTCCTCTGCCAGCTGTCTCTACTCAATTAGTGCCATTCAAGGCTGCCGCTAATAAAACAGCCTGGGGCATGCATGCTCAGACTCTGACGGTGAGTTCATGCCCCAATGCCCGCACATATCCAAGTTCAGCATCTTAAACACCACACATGAGATTAACAGAGGCCTTGGCATGAATGAAGGGAAAAGCAATGCACCAACCGCTAATTCTGAACTAACTACGTTGCTAAAAGATGAGGAGGGAGACAATGAACAGAAGAGGcaaatggaaggaagagggacagaggacaCCAACGTGCAGAAGATACAGAAAATTGGAAGTTCTAACTGGTACTCTTTAGGCTTCCATGGTGCCTGGCTAGGAATCATGAGGTTTTCACATCCTGGCTCCTCCCTCATCTCAATGTCTATAGCTCATGCCGAGAGAGAGAACATCCTTGCTTTTCTACCAACAGTCCAATATGACCTCTGGCTGAGCTCCAACTACATCACTTCTCGGTACACAGCTGGCTTTTGTATTTTCTACCTTCGGTTCCTCGTAGTCCATGCTTGATGGGAGTCTGGATGATCATCACGTCTGTCTATATTTGTAATCTTGGATCCTTAAGAAATCAAGAGTAATCTCAGCTGCACTGTATAGATCCCAGCAAATGCATCACAAGTATTTTCGATGGGAATGGAGATTATGGTTTTGGGTGAGTGGCAGAACaacgaacattttttcatgtacacCATAGATGACATTGCAAATCTGAATTTGGGCCTATGCAGGGTAGGTGGTTTAATATGATCCTCGAAGGGAAAATTAACCACATGACCCTGTTCACACCAAGACTCTCTTAATCCTACCCTTCCTTCTGCCATATTTCTATCCAAAAATAACTGGTAATTATTCTCAGGGTAAGATAAAATACAAACACACAGTTGTTGAGATAAACTATATCCCTGGGAACTTCATTTTCGGGGTATCAAGTTATTAGAGCACACCTTTCATTTCTTCTAAAGCCAACTGTTAAGAAAAGTTGACAGGATAGTCCCGCTGGTAACGAAATGTTTACATGCAAACAGTGTCACGTTGCACACAGCACACCCCACAGAGGAAAGTAATTTCTGCAGTCGAAAATGCTAAGGTAGGAGGGAAACCAGTGAACTGTGAGAATGAGACATCACTGCTGCCTGTAGGAGAAAAGCCCCAAGTCTCCTTCAGGAGAGGAAACCCCCAGAATTAACCTGGAAGTAAAGGGAAGGCTTTCACTCCTGCCCCCTGGGGGGACTGCAGGGAAATGGGCTCACTCTTTAGGATGAGACGGCTGCTAGAGGTGACCTTGCCTCAGACTGTCCCCTGAGGATGAACCGTGGCTCAAGgcttagtttttttgttgttgttgttgtttttttttttttaaagattgtatttatttgacagagagatcacaagtaggcagagaggcaggcgggggggggtggtgggagatggggttggggggagaagcaggctccctgctgagcagagagccggatgcgaggctcaatcccaggaccctgagatcatgacctgagctgaaggcagaaacctaacctactgagccacccaggtgccctcaaggcTTAGTTTCTGAGCCACTCAAAGCAGCTCCTGGGGGAGTGAATCTCTGAGAATCCAAATCCTACATTGATTTCTAGGCCCACCTTAAAGAGCTGACGGATTGTCAAGCCCAGACAGGTGTGACTGTCCTGTCCGATCTCAGAGAAACCACTTGGGTGAATGAATATCCCACCCGTTCCTGCCCTTTCTCTGCTCTTTCCCTCCCTGTGGCCACCCTTGGCTGCACTGGGTTCAGAGCTGACCCTGCTAGGAGGTGAGGGAATTCAAGTCCTGAGATTACACCATCTCCCAAAGCCAACTCTTAACTCCTCTGACTCCACTTAGCCCTACCTTGTAGCCACCCCAGCCCCTCGGCTTGATCCAAAGGCACTCTCAGCCAGAGACCTTACATCTACTCTCCTATCATGGCACCAGACCCCTGcccttgccctctctctcctcaGGAAGCCCTGGTCCCCTTTCTTAGACTCCCTGGCACCAGCTCACAAGCAAGGTCCTACCCTTGCAGCTTGGCTGAGGACCATTCACTCTCATCTGCCCAAGGCACAAGTCCTCTCTTAAAGCATCTGGCTTTCCAATGCTTTCCCCTCTCCTGTTTTAGGCTGTTCTAGTAGGTCCTGTCTCCCAGTTCTGAACTGAGCATCCCCTTGTTCACATCCGCATTCTATCCCTGCCTCACGTCAAGGTACGCTCCTCCCCTCGGTCCAGCCATACCTTCCTCAGTCTCACTGGGCAGAGCCACCCTAAATTCACGGTGTCCAGATCCAAAAACCCCGGGCCAGCCTGAGCAGCTTTCCTGAGACAACAGGACTGGCCATCTGTTCAGAGATGGTGATGCAGGCTCACAGAGAAAGCAGATACGGAAATCTGAATTGGCCTCGGTCTGGCTTGAGATCTTTCTAAACCTTACAGCTGTGAACACAAAGGAGGCCAGGGGAGGAGATCCTCAGATCGTgggaaccgcccccccccccacgcccactTCTCAAGTTACTTCTCTGAGCTACTTCAGGAACAGCTGTTTCTGAGCCACTCATTCAGCAGCCCCTAGTCCCTGGACGTTTTTGTTTATCAGAAAATGCCTGATCGATAGCACAGATGCTCATTCTGACCTGAGCCCTCCCCTCCGTGGTGGCAGCTCAGTAGTGCTAGCTCACAAGCTGGGGCAGACACAAAATCCTTGGGACACAATCAGTTTCGGAGAAGCCACGGAGAGGAGAGTGGCCAAGAACTGCTCTCGGCTGTTTGGCAGACTCCACGGATGGTTACGCTCAGGGACAACTGGAGGTTTTCCCAGCGGGCACGCcaagaacattttatttaagaGCATGGATTCTGGAGCGGGATAACCAGGTTCAAACTTGCTCTTCCAcctgctggctgtgtgacctcggatGAGTTACCTTACCTCTGTGCCTCATTTACCTCAGCCGGAAAAATGGGACAGAAGAATATCTACTTCATGGGCCAGCCACGAAGGAGGACTGGAGTGGTACGTGCGGAGTGTCTGGAACCGCGACCGGCAAACGTGAACCCCTGTGACACTGCTGCCCCTCTGACGGCGGCGACACGCGCAGGGGCAGGCGAGGGAGCTCCCACCGGACTCATGGTCCCAGGAGGATACCTGCCAGCTATACCTCCCTCAGACCATGGCCGTTATCCCATCCAGTCCTCCCAATaatccatttcacagatgtggaaaCAGCTCGGAGAGCAAGTGCCCACCGTCTCAGGGCTCCCCAGCCGTGTAGCCAGGAACCAAATCCGGTCTGTGACACCAAAGCCAATGTGCTTCACCTCCGCCACCAAAGTGTGTCCAGTTTTCCAGAGGAAGCAGAAACAGACTTTACcaaccccagctctgcctttgCCCTGCGAACGCCAGCCGGACAAGAAAGAGCATGTGCGTAGgatatttaaaggaaaaggctGCCTTCTCAGAGGAGTTAATGATGGGTTTTCTCAGAATAGCACTGCTTTTGCTGAAGATTCTTCCTCACTGCTCGGTGTGGCCCTGACATTGGGGACAATGCAGATCCACCCAGACGAACACAACGGCAGCATCATTTAGTATCTATCTTCTCAGTAACAGAAAGCAAATGGCAACTTatcaggtgcccccccccccactccgaGAGGACCCCATCATAGAAATTTCATGacgctcaggggtgcctggaagctcagtcggctaagtgtccgactcttgacttcggctcagatcatgatctcagggttgtgagatcgagccccacgtcgggctctgcactaggcgtggagcctggttaagattctctctggggcgcctgggtggctcagtgggttagggcctctgccttcggctcaggtcatgatcccagggtcctgggatcaagccccgcatcgggctctctgctcagtggggagcctgcttcccccgctctctctctgcctgcctctctgcctacttgtcatctctgtctttcaaataaataaatgaaatctttaaaaaaaaaaaaaaaaagattctctctctctgctcctccaccctcctttctctccctttaaaaaaaaaaacaaaaaaacaggggcgcctgggtggctcagtgggttaaagcctctgccttcggctcaggtcatgatcccagggtcctgggatcaagccccgcatggggctctctgcttagcagggagcatgcttccccctctctctctgcctgcctctctgcctacttgtgatctctgtcaaaaaaaaatctaaaaacaaacaaacaaacaaaaacaaacaaaaaacaaaaaaagatctcATAAAGCCCAAATGCCTTCTGAAATATCACTCGGTCTGCTCGACTTTCCCTAGGAAGATACTATTTGGATCTGCTTTGAAGGCCCGGGTGATGTTCCATAATATGATCACCTTCAGCCACTGAAAGCAAGAATCCAGGGAAGGATCCCACCGTAACCAATATCCCAAACCTCTTCTCTTGTGGACACCTTGGTCTCGGGATGGAGAAGTAACTGCCCTTTACACTCACACCGTGACTTTGGTCTATGGGCCCTAAGATGATCTTTTAAAGGGCCGAAGGAAGCTGCTTTGgttgctttcttcctttccactctGCCACCGAGTCTGATGCAGCCCCAGCACGGGGACGGGCTCTTACCTGTGCGGTGAAGAAGGCTGGGGTGAGGGATCCCGAGGGGAGAGCTGGGCTGTTGAGGGCGATGGAGCCGATGTCGGTGCCGGAGAGCACCAGCGGGGGTGCGGAGATTTCCAAGCCTTTGGGTTTTTTGGCCTTTGGGGGAAGAGATGGAGACCTGGTCTTGGAGCCCGATGACAGGTTCAAGGGCTCTAGGGAATCGGAGTCATGGCAGGCGGCCTCCAGGAAGAGGCTTCTGTGTTCAGAAGGGAGGGGCGAGCTGGGGGACAGGGACGGGGACCGAGACGAGGAGGGTGAAGCGGACGAAATGCTGGCGGCATTTGGCAACATTAAAGAGGAGACCTTGGCTGAGGCCGACGAGGCCAGGAAGGCCTCGGACGTGGAGGGCAGGGGCACCACAGGCCTGCTGGCGTGCTTGTCGCTTTTATTGGTCACAAACCTGATGACAGTCCTGACTTCTTCCACGGGAGGGCTGTCTTCCGGCTGCTCCTCCAGCTTCTCTGTCTTGATGGCCTTGAAGGATTCTGGTGGGTTCTGCAGGGAATTAATGGTGAAGGACGAGTACAGGCCTGAGTGGATGTATTCGTTGCGGCTGGCGCTTTTGAGGGCTGACAAGCCGTGTCTGTGGGCTTCGCGGCCCTCGGCGGGGGCCTTGCACTCGCTGTCCTGCAGCAAAAGGCTCTCCCGGCTGATCTCCACTGCATGAGGGTCCATTTTCAGTATCTCCGGGAAAGACACAAACTTGTACACAAACTTCTGCCCAATCACCTTTTTGATGATGTTCTGTGAACACAAGAAGGgacagtgaaaagatcagtgCACCGGAGAAACGGAGGAAGACGTGCATTGGAGGGGGGAGTTTGGCCAGCAGCAGCACAAAACATGCCTCCTGACGGACACATCTTGGCTACGGTGCTGCGGAAAGCggactggggctgggggcagcagAATTCGATCTGCTTTCCAGATCTGTGGTTACGAACGGTGTGAGCTTTGGCACAGCGATGGCCatttttagtttcctcatctgtgaagtaaGGGTTATTCTACCTAATAACGCCCTAGCCGTCCCCATTTGCTAAGGACTTACTATGTGGCCAGCAATGTCCATGCACCATCTCATAAGCATCTGTACGGAAATCCTAAACAGAAGGTATTACCCAAGAACTAAATGATTGGACTcccattttaaaacttaagaaGATAAGCTTACAGCGCTTAAATAACCCACATGAGCCACATGGTAGGTAAGTGGTCCAAGCAGAGTTTCCTTCGCCATAACGCAGTATTGTCTTACCTACCTCTGGAACTTGtgagaattcaatgaaataataatagGAAAGCCTTCTGTAAGCTGGAACACATTATAGAAATGTAAGTTATTATCACCAGGCACCACAATGTTTTCTTAAGTCAtgtagccatttttttttttcttttcaattttctgcCAAGAAAGCCACTGGAGGAAAAACAAATTGTCTACTTTGATATTTACATCACTCCTACAGTATTTGAAGTCGCTAGTATCTACTTCTGGCTCTTCAGTTTATGGCTCCAAGTCCTCAAACATTAGGATGTAAATGAAAACCAATAATCACGCCAGAAATGTTCACACCCCTTTGGGAGAACAGACTTCATCGGAAAGGCTCTCTACTGTTCTTGCGATTTATTACATGGGAACATCAGCAAATATCTATCAAAGGTTTGTGGGGTGCAAGGTGTTCCAGGGACACCAAGATGGTCTCCCTCGAGCACAAAGAGCTAGCAGCGCCATCCTGTGGGGAAAAGACCCAGAATGTTTCCTTGCAAACTGCTCCTCCTAAAACTTGAGTTTTAGGTATTGAGTgagagtgttaaaaaaaaaaaaaatcatttgggggAGAACTACTTTAGAAGCAGTAACTcctattaagcacctactatataCCGGATTTGTGCACAAGCTCTCTGATCTGTTCTTATACCTCATCCttctggaaggtagaaggtgTCATCTTGTGACACAAGCTCAGAAATGGGGAGTAATCCGTCCAAAAACCACCACGATCTTCTCATTCTGGAGCCTGGGCTTTTTCACATTTCCACAAAAATTTCAGTGGGGAGAGTCAAGGAACCCCTTAGTAGAGGTGAAATTTTCAAAATGGTGGTGGCGTGGACAGGTAACATTGTATTACTTTTAAGGTGATCACAAGTCATGATCACCACACAGagtgtaatcttttttttccttgtgatgagtaCTTTTAGGAGCtcctctctcagcaactttcaaatataccatagagacaaaatttaattaaattcgaTTGTTCCTTTTGTGATCATCATTTGGTATATAAACATAAGTATATTATGTTTTTGCCTTCCCTCTTGTTACATTAAAGCATGCTGttttgcagttttctttcttaaacagaTCATCAAGTCCCAGGAATGAATTTATCCAGCCATCCGGAGGGGAGGGCATATTTACTATGCCACTGGGATTTCTGAGCAGGAATCCCTCAGGGCAGGCAGCAAAGGGAGGGACACACAATGTCCCCATTCAGCACCGGAAATCCCAGTAACGCAAATCTTGGCGAACCTCCGCTCAGCACCAGCCCACAGGAGGCTCCTATCCCCTGAGCACGTTAGATTCTTAGATTTGAGGCCTAACAGTTCCAGTGCCTGGCAGCCTGGTGCTGGGAACTGCAAATTTAACCACCTGAATGCCATTTACCCCATCTGACCTCAACTGCACACTCAACACTAGCAAAGATGAACACCATTTACACACCTTCCAAGATGAACACCATTTACACACCTTCCAAGAAATTCGGGAAACTTAGAAGCTCCACCCGGGCCTCGCTGGCGGCGTCTCGGTGGGCTCCCCACCAGGCATGGGTACACAACATGCCTAGGTGAAGTCCACTCCCAGTAGGATAGGGTTAAATAAGGGTGTCACTGGCGCCACCTGACCCAGACTGGGTTCTCGGTAAGAAGAATGGACACTGGCCTGGAGTGTTCTGCTGCTACGATTCTAAGATATTTCtggttttcattaatatttttctccctAGGTGAAAACTTTATGTTGTCCTCAGCCAGTTTCAACATCCATCTAAACTGACTGAGTCATTAACGCCCAAATAATTACACACAAAAAACGAGAAACTGTATGTTTCTTCAGGCAcgttcatgttaaaaaaaaaaattttttttaacctttaattttaacctttaattttattatgggTATTCAGAACATAACATCTGAGCGGGGATTATATGCGTAAGCAAACCAAGGAGTCATTTGGGGCTgtgattaaaaataacaaaaaggcCTCTCCTCCTGAAAATGGTTGGGAACTGAAAGGTAGTCAC
This DNA window, taken from Meles meles chromosome 7, mMelMel3.1 paternal haplotype, whole genome shotgun sequence, encodes the following:
- the ELK3 gene encoding ETS domain-containing protein Elk-3; amino-acid sequence: MESAITLWQFLLQLLLDQKHEHLICWTSNDGEFKLLKAEEVAKLWGLRKNKTNMNYDKLSRALRYYYDKNIIKKVIGQKFVYKFVSFPEILKMDPHAVEISRESLLLQDSECKAPAEGREAHRHGLSALKSASRNEYIHSGLYSSFTINSLQNPPESFKAIKTEKLEEQPEDSPPVEEVRTVIRFVTNKSDKHASRPVVPLPSTSEAFLASSASAKVSSLMLPNAASISSASPSSSRSPSLSPSSPLPSEHRSLFLEAACHDSDSLEPLNLSSGSKTRSPSLPPKAKKPKGLEISAPPLVLSGTDIGSIALNSPALPSGSLTPAFFTAQTPNGLLLTPSPLLSSIHFWSSLSPVAPLSPARLQGPNTLFQFPTLLNGHMPVPIPSLDRAASPVLLSSNSQKS